In Anthonomus grandis grandis chromosome 16, icAntGran1.3, whole genome shotgun sequence, a single window of DNA contains:
- the LOC126745875 gene encoding mucin-2-like: MVYLNILPLLACLVLCRGEAKYSDQRFARQINFGNDGYSYKPPQPQGYNYPVPSNPLIIKKVSTLPPPTTTRLPPPPQPQGYNYPKPSKPFPPVVIPQPQAPIPKKVFIPKQTVPLTTKAPATPGYVYPKPTPPPTQGYTYPKPTTKPPQVGYQYPKPPKPLVYVAKPSTTTKRPTPPSTTRLPATYLPPVIFKEVTTTTTRRPTTTTTTRRPTTTTTTRRPTTTPKQIGYQYPVPKTPLPYPSKPEIVVYKPSTTTKRPSPPSTTRPPATYLPPIVIKVPSTTPKPITTTTRRPTTTTPRPTTKIVYTKPPATYLPPQTTKKVIYTTTPRAPTFKVYSPPPPTYLPPKTTKTTTTPRPTVKIITKPPPTYLPPVPKIVTTTTTKRPTTTTPRPTTTTKRPTTTTRPPATYLPPVKVTTTRRPVTTTTRPPTTRVYTPPPTYLPPIVTKKIPPPPPPPTTTRATRPPVSYLPPVTTTTSKPPTPPKVYTTVKYVPPTTPKTVYSTPGKKYLPPSNQYSFPQSVIIAN, from the exons ATG gtCTACTTAAACATACTTCCACTCTTGGCTTGCTTAGTGCTATGCAGAGGAGAAGCCAAATATAGCGACCAAAGATTTGCcagacaaattaattttggcAACGATGGGTATTCCTACAAACCCCCGCAGCCTCAAGGGTACAACTACCCTGTGCCATCAAatcctttaataattaaaaaagtttccacTTTGCCACCTCCTACCACTACTCGTCTCCCTCCACCACCGCAACCTCAAGGGTACAATTACCCAAAACCGAGTAAGCCCTTTCCACCAGTAGTAATCCCACAACCCCAGGCGCCTATTCCCAAGAAAGTGTTCATACCAAAGCAAACAGTGCCTTTGACCACTAAAGCACCTGCAACTCCGGGTTACGTATACCCCAAACCCACTCCACCACCAACCCAAGGTTACACATATCCTAAACCTACTACAAAACCACCTCAAGTAGGTTACCAGTACCCTAAACCACCAAAGCCTCTTGTATACGTAGCTAAGCCTTCTACTACGACTAAAAGACCAACCCCACCTTCAACCACCAGATTACCAGCTACATATTTGCCTCCTGTGATTTTTAAGGAAGTTACTACTACAACCACACGTAGGCCCACTACAACCACTACAACTCGCAGGCCCACTACAACCACTACAACACGCAGACCAACCACTACACCCAAGCAAATAGGGTATCAATACCCAGTTCCTAAGACCCCATTACCTTATCCTTCCAAACCTGAAATAGTGGTATACAAACCTTCCACAACAACAAAGAGGCCTAGCCCACCTTCGACCACTAGGCCACCAGCAACCTATTTGCCCCCCATAGTTATTAAAGTTCCTTCGACCACACCTAAGCCCATAACAACCACTACCCGTAGGCCAACCACTACTACACCAAGACCTACTACGAAAATCGTCTACACCAAACCACCTGCAACCTATTTACCTCCACAAACTACAAAAAAAGTCATTTACACCACCACTCCTCGAGCCCCAACTTTTAAAGTGTATTCACCACCTCCACCCACCTATTTGCCACCCAAGACAACTAAAACCACAACTACCCCACGGCCAACAGTTAAAATCATTACAAAACCGCCTCCAACCTACCTGCCTCCCGTGCCCAAGATTGTTACGACTACAACAACTAAAAGACCGACTACTACCACCCCAAGGCCCACAACCACTACGAAAAGGCCGACAACTACAACCAGGCCGCCAGCAACCTATTTGCCTCCAGTCAAGGTCACCACCACAAGAAGACCCGTCACCACCACCACAAGACCACCCACAACGAGGGTGTATACTCCACCACCAACTTACTTGCCCCCTATTGTAACCAAGAAGATACCACCACCACCACCGCCACCAACGACAACCAGAGCAACTAGGCCCCCAGTGAGTTATTTGCCTCCGGTGACCACCACTACAAGCAAACCGCCAACGCCACCAAAGGTTTACACCACTGTGAAATACGTGCCGCCTACGACCCCGAAGACCGTTTACTCCACACCTGGAAAGAAGTATTTGCCTCCAAGTAACCAGTATAGTTTCCCACAAAGTGTCATCATCGCCAATTAG
- the LOC126745828 gene encoding protein Skeletor, isoforms B/C isoform X1: MSFKRIAVSVVALLFICKVASGQEEDEGPYKGKLIGKLNSYHHQVSGDIYAVDKYTILLTSFNYDGNGADTFFWAGAANRPGPQGFIVPDEHGKTNVLSRYYNKEFTLVLPDKKKITDIKWFAIYDIGSQNTFADIYIPEEFEPPMVQRVPQLTGKLNGISTIAVEILDAKQIKLIGFSYSNKVSKAYFWVGVGAQPVSKGTQVPDEYGYLDPLKSYNNKTIILELPGELTIFNIDWFSIFDRETNTNLASIIIPEALNVPPSLIEVVPHKDALPNCIQLHKDFQVSWEIFGPAITIQLAGMVSENEYLSFGISGSQERSQMLGADVAVGYINGYQGYAIDYNITALTPCVKVLGQYKGVCKDELVGGQENNQMNTAVRANGVNIITYRRSLISSDSGDKEFPSDGSVYVTWAMGKLDENKEPAYHDVYPKTDLKIELNPKEPIKSCSAFTRSKREMEDPWSKGQIFDKAIRIFKATIGPSGGKKGYQAITGHTSTALAWYINGLLAPELWLRRGLTYLFKVNGGNDPHSPEYYHPLIITDDPHGGYDRLTDIAQSKVRVLAGVEYSRRGRPKSTASGPLCLSKHKDDADRRLDDDFESFKKFNRSLVWSCEPGDPGILEFTPNSSWPDIVYYNSFTQANMGWKIHIIDSFNQRATSDSHQLVSNCWLVIVIMVFIAKYL, from the exons TAGCCTCTGGTCAAGAGGAAGACGAAGGTCCATACAAAGGAAAATTGATAGGAAAACTAAACTCCTACCATCACCAAGTGTCTGGGGACATCTACGCTGTAGACAAATACACCATATTGCTCACCTCCTTTAACTATGACGGCAATGGAGCTGACACGTTCTTCTGGGCTGGAGCTGCCAATAGACCTGGACCGCAAGGGTTTATTGTTCCAGACGAACACGGAAA aACCAACGTCTTATCCAGATACTACAATAAAGAATTTACATTAGTTCTACCTGATAAGAAGAAAATTACCGATATCAAGTGGTTTGCCATCTACGACATTGGCTCTCAGAATACTTTTGCAGATATTTATATCCCGGAGGAGTTCGAACCTCCGATGGTCCAAAGGGTCCCACAGCTGACTGGCAAGTTGAACGGTATATCCACAATAGCCGTAGAAATCCTGGATGCTAAGCAAATTAAGCTTATAGGATTCAGCTATAGTAATAAGGTTTCTAAGGCTTATTTTTGGGTGGGGGTCGGGGCCCAACCTGTGTCAAAAGGTACTCAAGTACCCGACGAATATGGATA tctggaTCCCTTGAAATCTTATAACAACAAAACGATCATTTTGGAACTACCTGGGGAACTAACCATTTTTAATATAGACTGGTTTAGCATCTTCGATAGGGAAACGAATACAAATCTGGCATCGATTATTATTCCGGAAGCCCTAAACGTTCCGCCGTCTCTAATAGAAGTTGtg CCTCACAAAGACGCTTTGCCCAATTGTATCCAACTGCACAAAGACTTCCAAGTGTCTTGGGAGATATTTGGACCAGCCATCACCATCCAGTTAGCAGGAATGGTATCGGAGAATGAATATTTGTCTTTCGGTATATCCGGGTCCCAAGAGAGAAGTCAGATGCTCGGTGCAGATGTTGCCGTTGGATATATCAATGGATATCAAGGATATGCCATTGATTATAATATAACTGCTTTAACTCCG TGCGTAAAGGTCCTGGGTCAGTATAAGGGCGTATGCAAAGATGAACTTGTCGGTGGTCAAGAGAACAACCAGATGAATACCGCTGTGAGAGCAAACGGTGTTAACATTATAACGTACAGACGATCTCTTATTTCTT CTGATAGCGGAGATAAAGAATTTCCATCAGACGGTTCGGTGTATGTAACATGGGCGATGGGAAAACTGGACGAAAATAAAGAGCCTGCTTATCATGATGTTTACCCCAAAACCGACTTAAAAATCGAACTGAACCCAAAAGAGCCGATAAAAAGTTGCTCCGCTTTTACGAGGTCCAAAAGAGAAATGGAAGATCCCTGGAGTAAAGGACAAATTTTCGATAAGGCCATAAGAATATTCAAGGCTACGATCGGGCCCTCCGGCGGAAAAAAAGGATATCAAGCAATCACAG GACACACCTCCACGGCTCTGGCATGGTACATCAACGGATTACTAGCACCAGAATTGTGGTTACGTCGCGGTCTAACCTACCTCTTCAAAGTGAACGGAGGCAACGATCCTCACAGTCCGGAATATTATCATCCGCTCATCATAACTGATGATCCCCACGGAGGTTACGATCGGCTCACTGATATTGCACAATCGAAAGTGCGAGTATTGGCTGGAGTGGAGTATTCGAGGCGAGGCAGACCTAAATCGACTGCAA gtggaCCACTATGCTTATCAAAACACAAAGATGACGCAGACAGACGCTTGGACGATGACTTCGaatcattcaaaaaattcaacAGATCACTAGTCTGGTCCTGCGAACCTGGAGATCCTGGCATTTTGGAATTCACCCCGAACTCTTCATGGCCGGACATTGTCTACTACAACTCATTCACCCAGGCTAACATGGGATGGAAAATTCACATCATAGACAGTTTCAATCAACGGGCGACAAGTGATAGTCACCAGTTAGTTAGTAACTGTTGGCTTGTAATTGTCATTATGGTTTTTATAGCGAAATATCTGTGA
- the LOC126745828 gene encoding protein Skeletor, isoforms B/C isoform X2 translates to MSFKRIAVSVVALLFICKASGQEEDEGPYKGKLIGKLNSYHHQVSGDIYAVDKYTILLTSFNYDGNGADTFFWAGAANRPGPQGFIVPDEHGKTNVLSRYYNKEFTLVLPDKKKITDIKWFAIYDIGSQNTFADIYIPEEFEPPMVQRVPQLTGKLNGISTIAVEILDAKQIKLIGFSYSNKVSKAYFWVGVGAQPVSKGTQVPDEYGYLDPLKSYNNKTIILELPGELTIFNIDWFSIFDRETNTNLASIIIPEALNVPPSLIEVVPHKDALPNCIQLHKDFQVSWEIFGPAITIQLAGMVSENEYLSFGISGSQERSQMLGADVAVGYINGYQGYAIDYNITALTPCVKVLGQYKGVCKDELVGGQENNQMNTAVRANGVNIITYRRSLISSDSGDKEFPSDGSVYVTWAMGKLDENKEPAYHDVYPKTDLKIELNPKEPIKSCSAFTRSKREMEDPWSKGQIFDKAIRIFKATIGPSGGKKGYQAITGHTSTALAWYINGLLAPELWLRRGLTYLFKVNGGNDPHSPEYYHPLIITDDPHGGYDRLTDIAQSKVRVLAGVEYSRRGRPKSTASGPLCLSKHKDDADRRLDDDFESFKKFNRSLVWSCEPGDPGILEFTPNSSWPDIVYYNSFTQANMGWKIHIIDSFNQRATSDSHQLVSNCWLVIVIMVFIAKYL, encoded by the exons CCTCTGGTCAAGAGGAAGACGAAGGTCCATACAAAGGAAAATTGATAGGAAAACTAAACTCCTACCATCACCAAGTGTCTGGGGACATCTACGCTGTAGACAAATACACCATATTGCTCACCTCCTTTAACTATGACGGCAATGGAGCTGACACGTTCTTCTGGGCTGGAGCTGCCAATAGACCTGGACCGCAAGGGTTTATTGTTCCAGACGAACACGGAAA aACCAACGTCTTATCCAGATACTACAATAAAGAATTTACATTAGTTCTACCTGATAAGAAGAAAATTACCGATATCAAGTGGTTTGCCATCTACGACATTGGCTCTCAGAATACTTTTGCAGATATTTATATCCCGGAGGAGTTCGAACCTCCGATGGTCCAAAGGGTCCCACAGCTGACTGGCAAGTTGAACGGTATATCCACAATAGCCGTAGAAATCCTGGATGCTAAGCAAATTAAGCTTATAGGATTCAGCTATAGTAATAAGGTTTCTAAGGCTTATTTTTGGGTGGGGGTCGGGGCCCAACCTGTGTCAAAAGGTACTCAAGTACCCGACGAATATGGATA tctggaTCCCTTGAAATCTTATAACAACAAAACGATCATTTTGGAACTACCTGGGGAACTAACCATTTTTAATATAGACTGGTTTAGCATCTTCGATAGGGAAACGAATACAAATCTGGCATCGATTATTATTCCGGAAGCCCTAAACGTTCCGCCGTCTCTAATAGAAGTTGtg CCTCACAAAGACGCTTTGCCCAATTGTATCCAACTGCACAAAGACTTCCAAGTGTCTTGGGAGATATTTGGACCAGCCATCACCATCCAGTTAGCAGGAATGGTATCGGAGAATGAATATTTGTCTTTCGGTATATCCGGGTCCCAAGAGAGAAGTCAGATGCTCGGTGCAGATGTTGCCGTTGGATATATCAATGGATATCAAGGATATGCCATTGATTATAATATAACTGCTTTAACTCCG TGCGTAAAGGTCCTGGGTCAGTATAAGGGCGTATGCAAAGATGAACTTGTCGGTGGTCAAGAGAACAACCAGATGAATACCGCTGTGAGAGCAAACGGTGTTAACATTATAACGTACAGACGATCTCTTATTTCTT CTGATAGCGGAGATAAAGAATTTCCATCAGACGGTTCGGTGTATGTAACATGGGCGATGGGAAAACTGGACGAAAATAAAGAGCCTGCTTATCATGATGTTTACCCCAAAACCGACTTAAAAATCGAACTGAACCCAAAAGAGCCGATAAAAAGTTGCTCCGCTTTTACGAGGTCCAAAAGAGAAATGGAAGATCCCTGGAGTAAAGGACAAATTTTCGATAAGGCCATAAGAATATTCAAGGCTACGATCGGGCCCTCCGGCGGAAAAAAAGGATATCAAGCAATCACAG GACACACCTCCACGGCTCTGGCATGGTACATCAACGGATTACTAGCACCAGAATTGTGGTTACGTCGCGGTCTAACCTACCTCTTCAAAGTGAACGGAGGCAACGATCCTCACAGTCCGGAATATTATCATCCGCTCATCATAACTGATGATCCCCACGGAGGTTACGATCGGCTCACTGATATTGCACAATCGAAAGTGCGAGTATTGGCTGGAGTGGAGTATTCGAGGCGAGGCAGACCTAAATCGACTGCAA gtggaCCACTATGCTTATCAAAACACAAAGATGACGCAGACAGACGCTTGGACGATGACTTCGaatcattcaaaaaattcaacAGATCACTAGTCTGGTCCTGCGAACCTGGAGATCCTGGCATTTTGGAATTCACCCCGAACTCTTCATGGCCGGACATTGTCTACTACAACTCATTCACCCAGGCTAACATGGGATGGAAAATTCACATCATAGACAGTTTCAATCAACGGGCGACAAGTGATAGTCACCAGTTAGTTAGTAACTGTTGGCTTGTAATTGTCATTATGGTTTTTATAGCGAAATATCTGTGA